The Amycolatopsis endophytica genome includes the window CGGTAGCGAGCATGAACGCGCACCCCGGAGCAGCCCCGAACCCATGACCGCCGAACCCGTCAGCCCCGTACCCCGGTCCGTGCACCGGGAGGCGCCCCCTGCCGTCGCCGCGATGGTGCGCCTGATCAGGGAATCCTGGGCGAAGGCGGAGCCGTATCTGCCCGAGGTGACGCAGTTCTTCTACGGGATGTTGTTCACCCTCGCGCCTGCCACCCGGGATTTCTTCCCGATCAACATGGAGGTGCAGCGCAACCGCATGGTGCGGGCGCTGGTGCACGTGGTGCAGATGGTCGACCAGCCGGACGATCTGGTGCCGTTCCTGCGGCAGCTCGGCCGCGACCACCGCAAGTTCGGGGTGGTGCCGAACCACTACGAGGCGGTCGGGACGGCGTTGCTGGCGGCGATGAAGACGCAGCTCGGGCGGGACTGGACCGCCGAGGTCGAGCGGGCGTGGGCCGAGGCGTTCACGATCATCGCCCGCCAGATGCAGGAGGCCGCCGCCACCGACTCGAACCCGCCGAACTGGTCGGCGCGAGTGGCCGAGCACCGGCGGCTGAGCTGGGACCTGGCGATGGTGCGGCTGGAGCCGGAGCGGCACGTACCGTTCCGGCCGGGGCAGTACCTGAGCGTCGAGGTGCCGCAGCGGCCGCGACTGTGGCGGTACCTGTCGCCCGCCAACGCGCCCCGCCCGGACGGTTCGCTGGAGTTCCACATCCGCGCCGTCGAGGGCGGGTGGGTGTCGCGGGCCATCGTGAGCCACACCCAGCAGGGCGACGTGTGGCGGTTCGGTCCGCCGCTGGGCACGCTCGCCGTGGACCGCGAAGGCGGCCGCGACGTGCTGATGGTGGCGGGCGGCACGGGTGTCGCGCCGATGCAGGCGATGCTCGACGAACTGGGCCAGTGGGGGGACAACCCGAAGGTCCACCTTTTCTACGGTGGCCGCGCCAGGGAAGACCTGTACGCGCTGGAAATGCTGCGGATGATCGCGTCCTGCAATCCGTGGCTGACGGTGACGCCGGTGGTCGAGAACGGGCCGGGCCTGACCAGCGGCGAGCAGGGCACGCTGGCCGACGTGGTGACCAGGCATGGCGCGTGGCCCGGGCACGACGTGATGGTGTCCGGTTCGCCCGCGATGATCCGCGCGACGGTTTCGCGGATGCTCGTGGCGGGAACGGCACTCGATCAGATCAGGTACGACCCGTTCACGATCGACTAGCGTGCCGCGCATGGACATCCCCGTCGCTGACGGAACCATCCGCGGCTATCTGGCCACCCCGCAGACCGAGGTTTCGGGCCCGCCACCCTGGCCGGGAGTCGTGATCGTGCACGACGCGGTCGGTCTGACACAGGACGCGCGCAACATCACCGACCGGTTCGCGACCGCCGGGTATGTGGCGTTGTCCCCGGACATGTACTCACGCGGCGGTTTCGCACGATGCGTGAAGTCGGTGTTCAAGGAGCTGACCGCGGGCAAGGGCCGGTCCTTCGACGATCTGGACGCGGCGCGGTCGCTGCTCGCTTCGCGGGACGACTGCACGGGACGGATCGGCGTGGTCGGGTTCTGCATGGGCGGCGGGTTCGCGCTGGTTGGCGCCTCACGCGGGTTCGACGCGTCCGCACCGTACTACGGCCGGCTGCCCCAAGACTTGTCCGTTTTGGATGGTGCGTGCCCGGTCGTGGCTTCCTTCGGGAAGAAGGACTTCTCGCTGCGCGGGGCGGCGGACAAGCTGGAGCGGGAACTGTCGTCGCGCGGAATCCCGCACGACGTCAAGGAGTACCCGACCGCAGGCCACAGTTTCGCGAACCAGTTCCACGGGCCCGTCAACGTGCTGCTGAAGATCGCCGGAATGAGCTACGACCGCGCGGCGAGCGAGGACGCCTGGCGACGCGTGATGGCGTTTTTCGCGGAGCATCTGCGCACAGCCTGAGAAGCGACGCGTCAGCGTCGTGCTGTAGGCGAGCTGCACCAAAACGAGCTGGGTGGTCATCCCGGAGCCAGCCCGTCCGGCGAGGACATCTTTGGATCTTCGAAACCGAGCGCTGCGCGCAGAAAGAACCCTGGCCTGGGCTTTCCCCCGATGCGCGAGTGTCTAGGGCGGCTTTGTATCGGGGGTGGGTGAGGTGGTGGTCCCGTTTTGGTGCCAGGGCGCCGGTTCCAGGGATCAAAAGAATCAAGCCCCGCCGGCGCGGGGCTGGCTGGGTGGGTCAGCGGCGGCGTCTTGGTTTCCAGACCACCAATGCGGTTTCCTGCTTGAGCGGCACCAGGTCCTTGCGGTAGGAACGGTGCACGGCCGCTGCTGCTTGCTCGGCCGCGGCGTACGCGGTGGCCAGTTCCTCGGTCAGCTCGGCGACTCTCGACTGGAGGGCCTCGACGTGGTTTTCCAGCTCGATGATGCGCTTGATGCCCGCCAGGTTGACGCCCTCCTCCTGGGACAGGCGCTGCACCTCACGCAGCAGCGCGATGTCCCGCATCGAGTATCGACGTCCGCCGCCGGAGGTGCGGCCCGGTGACACCAGTCCCAGGCGGTCGTAGGAGCGCAGGGTCTGGGCGTGCAGGCCGGACAGCTGGGCGGCCACGGAGATCACGAAGACCGGGGTCTCCTCGTCGGCCCCGTGCGGAACACCGCCGAACACCTCGATCAACTCCTCTCGCGGAGC containing:
- a CDS encoding globin domain-containing protein, which gives rise to MTAEPVSPVPRSVHREAPPAVAAMVRLIRESWAKAEPYLPEVTQFFYGMLFTLAPATRDFFPINMEVQRNRMVRALVHVVQMVDQPDDLVPFLRQLGRDHRKFGVVPNHYEAVGTALLAAMKTQLGRDWTAEVERAWAEAFTIIARQMQEAAATDSNPPNWSARVAEHRRLSWDLAMVRLEPERHVPFRPGQYLSVEVPQRPRLWRYLSPANAPRPDGSLEFHIRAVEGGWVSRAIVSHTQQGDVWRFGPPLGTLAVDREGGRDVLMVAGGTGVAPMQAMLDELGQWGDNPKVHLFYGGRAREDLYALEMLRMIASCNPWLTVTPVVENGPGLTSGEQGTLADVVTRHGAWPGHDVMVSGSPAMIRATVSRMLVAGTALDQIRYDPFTID
- a CDS encoding dienelactone hydrolase family protein encodes the protein MDIPVADGTIRGYLATPQTEVSGPPPWPGVVIVHDAVGLTQDARNITDRFATAGYVALSPDMYSRGGFARCVKSVFKELTAGKGRSFDDLDAARSLLASRDDCTGRIGVVGFCMGGGFALVGASRGFDASAPYYGRLPQDLSVLDGACPVVASFGKKDFSLRGAADKLERELSSRGIPHDVKEYPTAGHSFANQFHGPVNVLLKIAGMSYDRAASEDAWRRVMAFFAEHLRTA
- a CDS encoding heat shock protein transcriptional repressor HspR; translation: MIEVFGGVPHGADEETPVFVISVAAQLSGLHAQTLRSYDRLGLVSPGRTSGGGRRYSMRDIALLREVQRLSQEEGVNLAGIKRIIELENHVEALQSRVAELTEELATAYAAAEQAAAAVHRSYRKDLVPLKQETALVVWKPRRRR